The Panicum hallii strain FIL2 chromosome 5, PHallii_v3.1, whole genome shotgun sequence genome contains the following window.
AAGTTTAAAATTTGTCATGCGTTTGACTTGATAATCTCTGACCTCAGCAGACTTCCTAATACGCCAACCACTACACGAGACTTTTTTGTACAACTGTTACATCGATTCAGTTAGCGGTCGTGCAACGCTGTTTGCAAAGTCAAGTTCAAAACATCCGGCATAAAATTCGTGCGAATATTTGTTGGAAAAAAATGAACGGTGGACATAGATTTCACCTGGGTTATCGGCGACGAAGCGGATGACGGCCCACCCGCCGGTGGGCACCGCGATGGTGTTCCGCTGCTGCGGGTTGACGAGGTTGAGCCGCTCCGaggccgcggcgccgccgccgtagtTACCGAACCCCTGCGCCACCACGAAGAAGTTGAACCCGTGCAGGTGCATCGGGTGGCTCTCGCGCCCCACCAGCGCCGTGTTCTGCAGCACCACCTCCACCGTCGCGTTGTACCGCAGAGCCCGCACCTTCGTCGTCGGCCTCCCCGTCGACGACAGCGCCGCCGCGACGCTGCCGGCCACCAGCTCCGTCGCGTTCGTGTAGTCGAACGCCACGGGCGGCCGGTCGGGGAAGTCGCTGGTGTACACGCCGTCCGACGCGTTCCCGTACCGCGCGTCGAGCAGCGACGTGGTGGTTGGGCGCGTGAACGACTCGTTGTTCATGCTGGCCACCACCACGGGGGCGTTCCTGTTGCACGTCGTCTGCTCGGGCTGGCAGGAGGAGAAGCCGAGGCCGACGGTGACGAACATGCGGGTGTCGACGGCGAGCGGAACGGTCGGCCTGCCTGGGAGGACGAGTGCTATCATGCCGGTGTAGAACCGGTTAGCCGTTGCGGTGTCGGTTAGTTCGGGCATCTCGGgctgcgccggcgccgcctgctGGCCGTCAGGTGCCGGTGCTGCCCCGACGTACTCCACGACCGCCGTGGTGACATCGCCGTTGAAGCTCCCCGGCCGCAGGGGTATCGCGCTCTGGTACGAGGAGATTGCCATGTAGTAGCAGCCAGGGGTGGCGTCGGCCGCCATGAGCGCGTCGACGGTCTGCCCCGGCGCGATGACGATCACGTCCGTTTCGTACGGCGAGGTGTAGCTCGCGTCCGCCGCGACGACGGTGAACGTGTGCCCCGCCACCTTGAAGAAGAAGGCCGTGTTGAGCGCCGCGTTGATGATCCGCAGCAAGTAGGTCGAGTTGCCGCGCATCGAGAACTTTTCGGTTCCTGCGTGCAGCAAGTAGCTATCAATGAACACGATGATGAGCACAGCACACGTAGCAGGCATGTCGATTAGCTCGGCTTACGGTTGGGCTTTCCATTGATGGTGTACGCGTCGGCGCTTGGGATCGGAGTGCCGCTCAAAAAGGCTTGGCGTTCCAGGAGGACGATGTCGGCGTCCCACCACTCGCCGAGCAGGACGACCGCCTCGCCGTCGGGCTGGGGGAACGGGTACGCGCCGGCGGCCAGCCTCGGGCGGATGATGAGGGCGCCGTGCACGGTGGCGCGCAGGAAGGAGCTGTGCGCGTGCCACCACAGCGTGCCCTCCTGCCCGGCCACGCTGAACCTGTACGTGTAGCGGCTGCCCGGCCGGATCGGGCACTGCGTCACCATCGACGGGCCGTCCGCCCACGGCGTGCCCCGCTGGAAAACGCCGTGCCTGCATGCACATGACCACGCCGGACCGGCGGCTGGTGATTattccggcggcggcgcgttcgTTTCGGTTTGAAATCGTGGCCATGGTTGGTTGTTCTTGTTCAGTTACGTGGGTACGTACCAGTGGATCGTCACGTCGTATGGAGAGTCGTTGA
Protein-coding sequences here:
- the LOC112891584 gene encoding laccase-6-like codes for the protein MPGSCLILVLAAVSSAAALAHAATVEHTFNVAALSWPRICQPGNISITAVDGVPGPVIEAYEGDTVVVHVINDSPYDVTIHWHGVFQRGTPWADGPSMVTQCPIRPGSRYTYRFSVAGQEGTLWWHAHSSFLRATVHGALIIRPRLAAGAYPFPQPDGEAVVLLGEWWDADIVLLERQAFLSGTPIPSADAYTINGKPNRTEKFSMRGNSTYLLRIINAALNTAFFFKVAGHTFTVVAADASYTSPYETDVIVIAPGQTVDALMAADATPGCYYMAISSYQSAIPLRPGSFNGDVTTAVVEYVGAAPAPDGQQAAPAQPEMPELTDTATANRFYTGMIALVLPGRPTVPLAVDTRMFVTVGLGFSSCQPEQTTCNRNAPVVVASMNNESFTRPTTTSLLDARYGNASDGVYTSDFPDRPPVAFDYTNATELVAGSVAAALSSTGRPTTKVRALRYNATVEVVLQNTALVGRESHPMHLHGFNFFVVAQGFGNYGGGAAASERLNLVNPQQRNTIAVPTGGWAVIRFVADNPGMWFMHCHIDSHLSIGLAMVFEVEDGPTPDTKLPPPPPDLPRC